One window of Corallococcus silvisoli genomic DNA carries:
- a CDS encoding SUKH-3 domain-containing protein, translating to MGVLSSVARSRLVAAGWVEGRDVGDQVALWREMLEAQGGFKIFPAAERALRQFGGIVVRQDGVGLTCHRQSFVVDPMVAVRSRKLFGRYEVFLGVGLYPLGRVFDGEAYLAIAEDERVFAVGEGAWYFGLGVVEAMDALLVGRMPKLLGSPIGP from the coding sequence ATGGGTGTTTTGTCGAGTGTGGCTAGGTCGCGGCTTGTTGCTGCTGGTTGGGTGGAGGGACGTGATGTGGGCGATCAAGTGGCTCTTTGGAGGGAAATGTTGGAGGCGCAGGGGGGGTTTAAGATTTTCCCGGCTGCTGAAAGGGCGCTCCGGCAGTTTGGAGGCATTGTTGTTAGGCAGGACGGGGTTGGGCTGACATGTCATCGCCAGTCGTTTGTTGTTGATCCGATGGTGGCCGTTAGGAGTAGGAAGTTGTTTGGCAGGTATGAAGTTTTTCTTGGCGTGGGGCTTTATCCATTGGGTAGGGTTTTTGACGGCGAGGCGTATTTGGCGATTGCTGAGGATGAGCGTGTGTTTGCTGTTGGTGAGGGGGCTTGGTATTTTGGTTTGGGTGTGGTTGAGGCGATGGACGCTTTGCTTGTGGGGCGGATGCCGAAGCTGCTAGGGAGTCCTATTGGTCCTTGA